From the Kitasatospora atroaurantiaca genome, the window CGTCCTTGGCGCCGTCCGCGCGGCCCTGCTCGTGAGCCTCGGCGCGCAGCGCCTCGGCGGCGGCCCGGGCCTCGGCGCGCAGTTCGGCGAGCTCGCGCTCGGCCTCCGCCCGCAGCTCGGCGATCGCGGCCTCGGCCTCGGCCCGCAGCTGGGTGGCGACGCTCTCGGCGGCGCCGCGCAGGCGCTCGCTCTCCTCGGCGGCGGCGGCCTTGGCGGCCTCCGCCTCGGCCTTGGCGTTGGCGGCCTCGGCCTTGATCCGGTCGGCCTCCTTGGTGGCGGTGGCCACCATCCGGGCGATCTCGGCCTTGGCGGTCTGCGAGCGCTGGTCACTGGCGGCCTCGCCGTCCGCGACCAGGCGTTCGACGGCGCGCTCTGCGTCGGCCAGCTGCTGCTCGGCGGCGGCCTCGGCCCGGGCGCGGAGCTCGGCGGCCTCCTGGCGGGCCCGCTCGGCCTCCGCCAGAGCCTCGGCCCGCAGGCGCTCTATCTCGGCCTGGGCGCGGTCGAGGGCTTCGGCGGCACGCTGCTGGTCCTCGACGACCTGCTGCTTGAGCCGGTTGATCTCGGCCTGGGCGGCGGCCAGCTGCTGCTCGGCGGCGGCCTGGGCGCCCGCGAGCTGCTGCTGGGCCTGATTGGCGGCGGTGCCGCGGAGCTCCTCGGCCTGGCCGACGGCCTGCTGGGCCTGCTCGGAGGCGGCGCGCAGCAGTCGCTCGGCGTCGTTCTGGGCGCGCAGCAGGGCGGCTTCGGCGGCGGCCTGGGCCTCGCCGCGGGCGGCGTCCACGTCGGCGGCGGTCTGGGCGCGGGCCTGGTCGGCGAGGGCGGCGGCCTCGGCGCGGGCGGCGGCGATCAGCCGGTCCGCCTCGGCGCGGGACTCCTGGAGCAGGCGCTGGGCCTCCTGCTCGGTGCCCATCCGGGTCTGCTCGGCCCAGGAGACGTTCTCGTTGACGTGCCGCTCGGCGCTGCGGCGCAGCTCGGCGAGCTCCTCGTCGAGCTGGTGGCGGCGGGCGGCGAGTTCGGCCTCCAGGCGGGCCGTACGCTCGGCGGCCTCGGCCATCAGCCGCTGGGTGGCCGCCTGGGACTCGCGGAGCTGGCGCTCGGCGTCCGCGCGCAGCTGCTGGGCCTGCATCTCGGCGTTGCGCAGGAGCTGCTCGGCCTGACCGGAGACGGAGTCGAAGGCGCGCGGCTGGGCGAGCTGCCGACGGGCCTCGTGCAGCTTGGCCCGGAGCACCTCCACCTGGTAGGCGAGGTCCTCGGCATGCTCGACGGTCTTGTCCCGCTCCTTCCGAGTCCGATCCATCTCGGCCTCGAACTGGGAGAGGTGATCCTCAGCCTCGTAGCGGTCGTTGCCCCGCACTCCGCGGTCCCATCCATCTCCTGGTCGCGTCCTCGACCCGGCCGTACCGGTTCCCCCCACTGTGCGGGGCCGGAGCGGCTGGTCCTTGCATCCGCGGCGGGTGCCACGGTCGGAGCTCTCGTGCGGCGGCGCGCGGTCGAACCGCGCTCCGCCGTCCGGGTGGACTCCTGAGCGAACTCTTGCCTAGTGGAGAATGGTGACAGATCCGAACTGCGACTGTTCAGCCGTGCCCGCGTTATGGACTCCCCTGTGGCGAGACGAGCCGTCAGAAGATCGGCTTTCCTCGCCTTCGGCCGTGCCCAGCGGACCGGTCCTCCCCGGAGCATTGGCGCACCAGCGCATTGTAGTCTGCGCGGCTTCGAGGGGAATGGCCGAGTAGGGGTTTTCGGAGGTTACCGACGAGTCGTGAATTGGGGCCGCGCGGAACGGCCCCGTCCACATCAGTGTTCGGTGGCCGCCGAGGTGACCAGTTCGGTCAGCACCCCGCCGCAGTCCTTCGGGTGCAGGAAGGTGATCCGCGAGCCCATCGAGCCGATCCGCGGCTCCTCGTACAGCACCCGGACGCCCTTGGACCTGATGTCCGCCGCGTCGCCGTCGACGTCCGCCGTGCCGAAGGCGATGTGGTGCACGCCCTCGCCGTTCTTGGCGAGCCACTTGGCGACGGTGGAGTCCTCGCGGGTGGGCTCCAGCAGCTGCAGGTACGAGGCGCCGCCGTCACCGGTGTCGTTGATCTTCAGCATCGCCTCGCGCACCCCCTGCTCCTCGTTGACCTCGCTGTGGAAGACCTCGAAGCCGTACGTGGCACGGTAGAACTCGACCGTCTTGTCGAGGTCGAAACAGGCGATGCCGATGTGGTCGATTCGGGTCAGCACGGCGGGCCTCCATGGTGGGGAGTCGATGAGGGTGGCACCCAGTGCAGCGCATCCGGCCGAACCGGCGCCACTGCGCAGCGTGCGAGCCTGCTCACAGTCCATGTTTCACCCGCACCGCGCTGACACGGTGTTGACTGGAGAGTGACACGTGCCGCTGATCACACCGTCGCTCCGGTGACGCACGGGTTACGGGTCAGTACATTGAGCGGCATCCCCACACCCTCCTGGCCTTTGACGCGCGAAGGGGCTCGTCTCATGACTACTTCAGTGATCGTCGCTGGTGCCCGAACCCCCATGGGCCGTCTCCTCGGCTCGCTCAAGGGCTTCTCCGGCGCGGACCTCGGTGGCTTCGCCATCAAGGCCGCCGTCGAGCGGGCCGGCATCACCGGTGACCAGGTCCAGTACGTGATCATGGGCCAGGTGCTGCAGGCCGGTGCCGGCCAGATCCCGGCCCGCCAGGCCGCCGTCAAGGCCGGCATCCCGATGAACGTCCCCGCCCTGACCATCAACAAGGTCTGTCTC encodes:
- the mce gene encoding methylmalonyl-CoA epimerase, which encodes MLTRIDHIGIACFDLDKTVEFYRATYGFEVFHSEVNEEQGVREAMLKINDTGDGGASYLQLLEPTREDSTVAKWLAKNGEGVHHIAFGTADVDGDAADIRSKGVRVLYEEPRIGSMGSRITFLHPKDCGGVLTELVTSAATEH